The following coding sequences lie in one Primulina huaijiensis isolate GDHJ02 chromosome 2, ASM1229523v2, whole genome shotgun sequence genomic window:
- the LOC140968476 gene encoding putative GDP-L-fucose synthase 2, protein MDLTLIDKSASIFVTGHRGLVGSAVVRKLRSLGYANLLLRAHSELDLTSQSSVDAFFAAHKPNYVILAAAKVGGIHANNTYPADFITINLQIQTNVITSAFKHKTIKLLFLGSSCIYPKFAPQPISESALLTAPLEPTNEWYAIAKIAGIKMCQAFCIQHSFNAISAMPTNLYGPNDNFHPENSHVLPALLRRFHEAKANNVGEVVVWGSGTPLREFLHVDDLADALVFMMERYSGLEHLNVGSGKEVSIKELAELVKEVVGYEGKIVWDSSKPDGTPRKLMDSSKLASLGWEPKISLKQGLEDTYRWYLENVVAQQ, encoded by the coding sequence ATGGATCTAACCCTAATCGACAAATCCGCCAGTATTTTCGTCACCGGACACCGTGGTCTGGTGGGATCCGCTGTGGTTCGCAAGCTCCGTTCTCTGGGATACGCCAATCTCCTCCTTCGAGCCCACTCGGAACTCGACCTCACATCCCAATCCTCGGTAGACGCCTTCTTCGCCGCTCACAAACCCAACTACGTCATTTTGGCAGCCGCAAAAGTCGGCGGAATCCACGCAAACAACACCTACCCTGCAGACTTCATCACCATCAACCTCCAAATCCAGACTAACGTCATCACCTCCGCCTTCAAACACAAGACTATTAAACTCCTCTTCCTCGGATCGTCCTGCATCTACCCCAAATTCGCCCCGCAGCCCATATCGGAATCCGCCCTATTAACCGCTCCGTTAGAGCCCACCAACGAATGGTACGCCATCGCCAAGATCGCAGGAATCAAAATGTGCCAGGCATTTTGCATTCAGCATTCCTTCAATGCAATCTCCGCCATGCCAACAAACTTATATGGGCCCAACGATAATTTTCACCCTGAAAACTCGCACGTATTGCCGGCGTTGCTGCGCAGGTTCCACGAAGCAAAAGCAAACAATGTGGGTGAAGTAGTGGTTTGGGGGAGTGGGACACCATTGCGGGAGTTCTTGCACGTGGATGATTTGGCTGATGCGCTAGTCTTTATGATGGAAAGGTATAGTGGATTGGAGCACTTGAATGTGGGAAGTGGAAAGGAAGTTAGCATAAAGGAACTTGCAGAATTGGTCAAGGAAGTTGTGGGATACGAAGGGAAGATTGTTTGGGATTCGAGTAAACCTGATGGCACCCCTAGGAAGCTTATGGATAGCTCCAAGCTCGCAAGTTTGGGGTGGGAGCCGAAGATCTCGCTTAAACAAGGACTTGAAGACACGTATAGATGGTACTTGGAGAATGTTGTGGCGCAGCAATAG
- the LOC140959652 gene encoding uncharacterized protein, whose protein sequence is MGTKPLSLLPSRGYTLVKKSLHISFPDLHVCINSHADFLFIALQISCEIIRVHSVNTILCKFPGKLLYGFSEFDKMQAAKETAANVTASARSGMDKTKASVQGKAEEMKTRDPLQKEMAAQKKEAKIQEAEREKQGAVQQNNLARHEAEAGGFGHGYTTTGGGTTGTGGNHHAAHTAGGAVPGGAGHVGGGHLTGTGRHAI, encoded by the exons atgggAACAAAACCCTTATCCTTGTTACCATCACGAGGTTACACACTTGTCAAGAAATCCTTGCATATTTCATTTCCGGATCTCCACGTATGCATCAACTCCCACGCCGACTTTCTATTTATAGCCTTGCAAATCTCTTGTGAAATCATTCGAGTTCATTCTGTTAATACAATCTTGTGTAAGTTTCCTGGGAAGTTGCTATACGGTTTTTCAGAATTTGACAAAATGCAGGCAGCGAAGGAGACAGCGGCTAATGTTACGGCTTCTGCCAGGTCTGGCATGGACAAAACCAAGGCCTCCGTCCAGGGAAAG GCTGAGGAGATGAAAACGCGTGATCCACTACAGAAAGAGATGGCCGCCCAAAAGAAAGAGGCGAAGATTCAGGAGGCCGAGCGCGAGAAACAGGGGGCGGTTCAGCAGAACAATCTCGCCAGGCATGAGGCGGAAGCTGGTGGGTTTGGGCATGGATACACCACCACCGGTGGCGGCACGACAGGCACTGGGGGAAACCACCATGCAGCTCACACGGCCGGGGGGGCTGTCCCTGGCGGAGCTGGACATGTCGGGGGTGGACACCTGACTGGGACGGGACGCCATGCTATCTAA
- the LOC140959658 gene encoding uncharacterized protein — translation MRRGATNLRKPEEKPSVWCDYCNRPRHTRETCWKIHGKPANFKGRTGEKTGRAFPSASEAETAASTITKEQLEQLLALVKSNPSSSAPSVSVAHTEPELGEDDWQC, via the exons ATGCGCAGAGGTGCTACCAACCTCCGTAAACCAGAGGAGAAACCAAGTGTATGGTGTGACTATTGCAACAGGCCGCGTCACACCCGAGAAACCTGCTGGAAGATTCATGGCAAACCTGCCAACTTCAAGGGCAGAACAGGGGAGAAAACTGGCCGTGCCTTTCCCTCTGCAAGTGAGGCCGAGACTGCTGCCAGCACCATCACTAAAGAGCAGCTGGAGCAGTTACTAGCACTGGTAAAATCTAATCCATCGTCCAGTGCTCCTAGTGTCTCCGTGGCACATACAG AGCCGGAGCTCGGGGAAGACGATTGGCAGTGCTAG
- the LOC140957352 gene encoding uncharacterized protein, with the protein MVSVGENVYPGRGKMGYLTGDKKALSEDDPMYATWDAENSMVMTWLVNSMEEEIGANYMCFPTAYVLWENINQMYSDLGNQSRIFELTLKLGELRQGEETVTKYFNSLKRIWQDLDLFDAYEWKNAEDGQHHKKTVEDDRIFKFLRGLNVEFDEVRGRIISRRPLPSLGEVFSEA; encoded by the exons ATGGTCTCAGTCGGTGAGAATGTATATCCAGGCCGAGGAAAGATGGGATATTTAACGGGTGACAAGAAAGCTCTGTCTGAAGATGACCCAATGTATGCTACATGGGATGCCGAAAATTCCATGGTAATGACGTGGCTGGTAAACTCCATGGAAGAGGAGATTGGCGCAAATTATATGTGTTTTCCTACGGCATATGTGCTATGGGAAAATATTAATCAGATGTATTCTGATTTAGGGAATCAGTCCCGAATTTTTGAGTTGACTCTCAAACTTGGTGAATTACGGCAAGGAGAAGAAACAGTCACCAAGTACTTCAACTCCTTGAAGAGAATTTGGCAGGACCTTGATCTTTTTGATGCTTATGAGTGGAAGAATGCTGAAGATGGACAGCACCACAAGAAAACAGTGGAAGATGATCGTATCTTCAAGTTCTTGCGTGGCCTCAATGTTGAGTTCGACGAGGTGAGGGGAAGAATTATCAGTAGGAGGCCGCTGCCATCCCTTGGAGAAGTCTTCTCTGAA GCCTAA
- the LOC140959667 gene encoding 18 kDa seed maturation protein-like — MQAAKETAANVTASARSGMDKTKASVQGKAEEMKTRDPLQKEMAAQKKEAKIQEAEREKQGAVQQNNLARHEADAGGFGHGYTATGGGTTGTGGTHNTTHTAGGAVPGGAGHVGGGHLTGTGHHAI, encoded by the exons ATGCAGGCAGCGAAGGAGACAGCGGCTAATGTTACGGCTTCTGCCAGGTCTGGCATGGACAAAACCAAGGCTTCGGTCCAGGGAAAG GCTGAGGAGATGAAAACGCGTGATCCACTACAGAAAGAGATGGCCGCCCAAAAGAAAGAGGCGAAGATTCAGGAGGCCGAGCGCGAGAAACAGGGGGCGGTTCAGCAGAACAATCTCGCCAGGCATGAGGCGGACGCTGGTGGGTTCGGGCACGGATACACTGCCACCGGCGGCGGCACGACAGGCACTGGGGGAACACACAATACAACTCACACAGCCGGGGGGGCGGTCCCTGGCGGAGCTGGGCATGTCGGGGGCGGACACCTGACTGGGACGGGACACCATGCTATCTAA